Proteins from one Fragaria vesca subsp. vesca linkage group LG6, FraVesHawaii_1.0, whole genome shotgun sequence genomic window:
- the LOC101297165 gene encoding G-type lectin S-receptor-like serine/threonine-protein kinase SD2-5-like, which produces MEWNNNSGWFLLSNNSAFALGFYQGLDVTDVKSFLLVVYHLGASKAVWTANRGKLVANFDKFVITKDGNVYLKSGDDTVWSTNTTGEVVTAMELRDSGNLVLLGEEGRTLWQSFSHPTDTLLPGQEFLEGMKLKSFRNKNNLSSYLEIQSGELVLYAGYQTPQIYWSIADESRKSNNNVSGKVHSVSLVSNSLNFYDQSKSLLWQFVFSDNKDPNAFWAAVLGPEGSITFLNFQKGSSVVPEATKIPQEFCSLPEHCEPYNVCFLDGWCQCPSPLISRFNCKPPAVPSCSTSKSSVDLIFVGEKFDYFALDFSKPSLKSNMDSCKEACLDNCSCLVLFFENRTGNCFLFDQVGSFQRSVGNDTGYTSYMKVGLSAANKANGNGSKHILVIVAILISTIIIIAGLLYVGLGYYHKKRLLDYSQEILEEDNFLDSLSGMPIRFKYSDLSTATKNFSTKIGQGGFGSVYLGVLPDGIQLAVKKLEGQFQGKKEFRAEVTIIGKIRHVHLVKLRGFCAEGHHRLLVYEYMGKGSLDKWIFNNNKSDDQFLNWNTRFSIALGTAKGLAYLHEECEEKIVHCDIKPENVLLDDNFNAKVSDFGLAKLMNREESLVHTTLRGTRGYLAPEWLTNYAISEKSDVYSYGMVLLEIIGGKRNFAPGESSGKSHFPSYAFRLLEEGNLKNFLDPKLDVDETDERVVAAINVALWCIQDEMQMRPPMTKVVQMLEGLCALPPPPTSSPKSVSHLSFLQWSSKEASSSAGLSDCYTDIPMSDVRLSGPR; this is translated from the coding sequence ATGGAATGGAACAATAATTCAGGGTGGTTCCTTCTGTCCAACAACTCAGCATTTGCTCTTGGATTCTACCAAGGTCTTGATGTCACTGATGTCAAGTCATTTTTACTCGTAGTCTATCACTTGGGTGCGTCTAAAGCGGTTTGGACTGCTAATAGAGGCAAACTGGTTGCAAATTTTGATAAGTTTGTCATAACCAAAGATGGGAATGTCTACTTGAAAAGTGGTGATGATACGGTTTGGTCTACCAACACAACTGGAGAAGTTGTTACAGCCATGGAATTGAGGGATTCAGGAAACTTGGTGTTGCTTGGAGAGGAAGGAAGGACTCTTTGGCAGAGTTTTAGCCACCCAACTGATACTCTTTTACCAGGTCAGGAGTTCTTGGAAGGAATGAAACTTAAGAGCTTTCGGAACAAAAATAACTTGTCTAGTTATCTTGAGATTCAGTCAGGAGAGTTGGTTCTGTATGCTGGATATCAAACTCCACAGATCTATTGGTCAATAGCAGATGAGAGCAGGAAAAGCAATAACAATGTCAGTGGCAAGGTTCATTCTGTGTCTCTGGTGTCCAATTCGTTGAATTTCTATGATCAAAGTAAATCCTTACTTTGGCAATTTGTGTTCTCTGACAATAAAGATCCGAATGCCTTCTGGGCTGCTGTTTTGGGCCCCGAAGGCTCAATCACCTTCCTCAATTTTCAGAAAGGAAGTTCTGTTGTCCCTGAAGCAACTAAGATCCCACAAGAGTTTTGCAGCCTTCCTGAGCATTGTGAACCTTACAATGTGTGTTTTCTGGATGGTTGGTGCCAATGCCCTTCACCTCTCATCTCTCGCTTTAATTGCAAACCTCCAGCAGTCCCATCATGTAGTACCTCTAAAAGTTCAGTGGACCTTATATTTGTTGGTGAGAAGTTTGACTACTTTGCACTGGATTTTTCTAAACCCTCTTTGAAATCTAATATGGATTCTTGCAAAGAAGCTTGCCTTGATAATTGTTCTTGCCTTGTGTTGTTCTTTGAAAACAGAACTGGAAATTGTTTTCTGTTTGACCAGGTAGGAAGTTTCCAACGTTCTGTTGGGAATGACACTGGTTATACCTCATATATGAAAGTAGGGCTAAGCGCAGCAAATAAAGCAAATGGAAATGGAAGCAAGCACATCCTTGTCATTGTGGCCATTTTGATTTCAACAATCATAATTATTGCTGGTCTACTTTATGTGGGACTTGGATACTACCACAAGAAGAGATTATTGGACTACTCTCAAGAAATCTTGGAAGAGGACAATTTCTTGGATAGTCTGTCCGGAATGCCAATACGCTTCAAGTACAGTGATCTCAGCACAGCAACAAAGAATTTCTCTACAAAAATTGGCCAAGGAGGGTTTGGTTCAGTTTATCTAGGTGTTCTTCCAGATGGCATCCAACTTGCAGTGAAAAAGTTAGAAGGACAATTTCAAGGGAAGAAAGAGTTCAGAGCAGAAGTCACTATTATTGGGAAAATTCGACATGTCCATTTGGTCAAGCTCAGAGGCTTCTGTGCAGAAGGGCATCACAGGCTACTCGTTTATGAGTACATGGGAAAAGGGTCTTTGGATAAATGGATATTCAACAACAACAAAAGTGATGATCAATTTCTGAATTGGAACACAAGATTCAGTATTGCATTGGGAACTGCTAAGGGGTTGGCTTATCTCCATGAAGAATGTGAAGAGAAGATTGTTCACTGTGATATAAAACCTGAAAATGTGCTTCTTGATGACAACTTTAATGCCAAAGTTTCAGATTTTGGATTGGCCAAGCTGATGAACCGGGAGGAAAGCCTTGTACACACAACGCTGAGGGGCACGAGGGGTTACCTTGCACCAGAATGGCTAACCAATTATGCCATATCGGAGAAGAGTGATGTGTACAGTTATGGCATGGTCTTGCTTGAGATTATAGGTGGAAAAAGGAACTTTGCTCCTGGGGAGAGTTCCGGGAAATCCCATTTTCCTTCTTATGCCTTTAGGCTGTTGGAAGAGGGAAACTTGAAAAATTTCCTTGATCCAAAGCTTGATGTTGATGAAACTGATGAAAGAGTTGTGGCTGCAATCAATGTGGCATTGTGGTGTATTCAGGATGAGATGCAAATGAGGCCTCCCATGACTAAGGTAGTCCAAATGCTTGAAGGTCTTTGTGCTCTACCACCACCGCCTACGTCCTCCCCAAAGTCAGTTTCTCATTTGAGTTTCTTACAATGGAGCAGCAAAGAAGCTAGTTCATCAGCAGGACTCAGTGACTGCTATACTGATATACCCATGTCAGATGTTCGGCTCTCGGGTCCAAGGTGA
- the LOC101297460 gene encoding G-type lectin S-receptor-like serine/threonine-protein kinase SD2-5-like — MGLFQFRALWLFMIFLLELNTCIASQQHSARIYPGFQATQMEWIDNAGRFLLSNNSAFALGFYQGLDVLDVKSFLLVIIHSGTSKVVWTANRDSLIANSDKFAFDKDGNVYLDSSDGVVWSTNTTGEVVTSMELQDSGNLVLLGEKGSILWQSFSHPTDTLLPGQEFLQGMKLKSFPNKNNLSNYLEIQSGELVLYAGYQTPQTYWSIADESRKSNNNVSGKVHSVSLVSNSLNFYDQSKSLLWQFVFSDNNDPNAFWAAVLGQDGSITFLNFQKGSSVVAEATKIPQESCSLPEHCEPYNVCFLDGWCKCPSPLITRFDCKPPAFPTCNTSKSSVNLLYVDQKLDYFAVGFSKPSLKSNLSSCRKACLDDCSCLILFFENSTGNCFMFDQVGSLQRSATNSIGYEVYVKVFNEYVGLSPAKKANQNRRMHILVIVVILIVTILVLVGLVSFGFLYYRKKKRLLDYSEEIKEEDDFLESVSGMPIRFSYSDLSTATKNFSIKIGIGGFGSVYLGELPDGIQLAVKKLEGQFQGKKEFRAEVTIIGKIRHAHLVKLRGFCAEGIHRLLVYEYMAKGSLDKWIFNKKKDDHFLDWNTRFSIALGTAKGLAYLHEECEEKIVHCDIKPENVLLDENFNAKVSDFGLAKLMNRDQSLAHTTLRGTRGYLAPEWITNAAISEKSDVYSYGMVLLEIIGGKRNFAPGESSGKSHFPYYAFKLLEEGNLKEFIDPKLDVDEKDEKVVAAIEVALWCIQDEMQMRPPMTRVVQMLEGFCDLPPPPTSSPPSGPHLSFLRWNSKEATSPAGLTGYYSDMPMSGVRLSGPR, encoded by the coding sequence ATGGGTTTGTTCCAGTTTAGAGCCTTGTGGCTCTTTATGATTTTCCTCCTTGAGTTGAATACCTGCATAGCTAGTCAGCAACATTCAGCCCGGATTTATCCTGGGTTCCAGGCAACTCAGATGGAATGGATTGACAATGCCGGGCGGTTCCTGCTGTCCAACAACTCAGCATTTGCTCTTGGATTCTACCAAGGCCTTGATGTGCTTGATGTCAAGTCTTTTTTACTGGTGATCATTCACTCGGGCACTTCCAAAGTGGTCTGGACTGCTAATAGGGACTCACTGATTGCAAATTCTGATAAATTTGCCTTTGACAAAGATGGCAATGTCTACTTGGACAGCAGTGATGGTGTTGTTTGGTCTACAAACACAACAGGAGAAGTAGTTACATCCATGGAGTTGCAGGATTCAGGAAACTTGGTGTTGCTTGGAGAGAAAGGAAGCATTCTTTGGCAGAGTTTTAGCCATCCAACTGATACTCTTTTACCGGGTCAGGAGTTCTTGCAAGGAATGAAACTCAAGAGCTTTCCGAACAAAAATAACTTGTCTAATTATCTTGAGATTCAGTCAGGCGAGTTGGTTCTGTATGCTGGATATCAAACCCCACAGACCTATTGGTCAATAGCAGATGAGAGCAGGAAAAGCAATAACAATGTCAGTGGCAAGGTTCACTCTGTGTCCCTGGTATCCAACTCATTGAACTTCTATGATCAAAGTAAGTCCTTACTTTGGCAATTTGTTTTCTCTGACAATAATGATCCAAATGCCTTTTGGGCTGCTGTTTTGGGCCAGGATGGCTCTATCACCTTCCTTAATTTTCAGAAAGGAAGTTCTGTTGTTGCTGAAGCAACTAAGATCCCACAAGAGTCTTGCAGCCTTCCTGAGCATTGTGAACCTTACAATGTGTGCTTTTTGGATGGTTGGTGCAAATGCCCTTCACCTCTCATCACTCGCTTTGATTGCAAACCACCAGCATTCCCAACTTGTAATACCTCCAAAAGTTCAGTGAACCTTCTTTATGTAGATCAAAAGCTTGATTATTTTGCAGTTGGTTTCTCTAAACCTTCTTTAAAATCCAATTTGAGTTCCTGCAGAAAAGCTTGCCTTGATGACTGTTCTTGCCTTATTCTATTCTTCGAAAACAGTACTGGAAATTGTTTTATGTTTGACCAAGTAGGGAGTCTGCAACGTTCAGCTACCAATAGTATTGGTTATGAAGTATATGTGAAGGTCTTTAATGAATATGTAGGGCTAAGCCCTGCAAAGAAGGCAAACCAAAATCGAAGAATGCACATCCTTGTTATAGTGGTCATTTTGATTGTAACAATATTGGTGTTGGTTGGTCTAGTTTCTTTTGGATTCTTGTACTACCGCAAGAAGAAGAGATTACTGGACTACTCTGAAGAAATCAAGGAAGAGGATGATTTCTTGGAAAGTGTTTCAGGAATGCCCATTCGTTTCAGTTATAGCGATCTTAGCACAGCAACAAAAAATTTCTCCATAAAAATTGGCATAGGAGGGTTTGGTTCTGTTTACCTAGGTGAGCTTCCAGATGGCATCCAGCTTGCTGTAAAAAAATTAGAGGGACAATTTCAGGGGAAAAAAGAGTTTAGAGCTGAAGTTACTATCATTGGAAAAATTCGACATGCACATTTGGTCAAGCTGAGAGGCTTTTGTGCAGAAGGGATTCACAGGCTTCTTGTTTATGAGTACATGGCAAAAGGGTCTTTAGATAAATGGATATTCAATAAAAAGAAGGATGACCATTTTTTGGATTGGAACACAAGATTCAGTATTGCATTGGGGACTGCAAAAGGGTTGGCTTATCTCCATGAAGAATGTGAAGAGAAGATTGTCCACTGTGATATAAAACCTGAAAATGTTCTTCTTGATGAAAATTTCAATGCCAAAGTTTCAGATTTCGGTTTGGCTAAGCTGATGAACAGGGACCAAAGCCTTGCACACACAACGCTGAGGGGAACGAGAGGGTACCTCGCACCAGAATGGATCACCAATGCTGCCATATCAGAGAAAAGTGACGTTTATAGTTACGGCATGGTTTTGCTTGAAATCATTGGTGGAAAAAGGAATTTTGCTCCAGGGGAGAGTTCAGGAAAATCTCACTTCCCTTATTATGCCTTCAAACTTCTGGAAGAAGGAAACTTGAAAGAATTCATTGATCCTAAGTTAGATGTGGATGAAAAAGATGAGAAAGTAGTGGCTGCAATCGAAGTTGCATTGTGGTGTATTCAGGATGAGATGCAAATGAGGCCTCCGATGACTAGAGTGGTGCAAATGCTTGAAGGTTTTTGTGATTTACCACCACCGCCAACATCCTCCCCGCCATCAGGTCCACATTTGAGTTTCTTACGATGGAACAGCAAAGAAGCTACTTCACCAGCAGGACTCACCGGTTACTATAGTGATATGCCCATGTCTGGTGTTCGGCTTTCGGGGCCAAGATGA
- the LOC101297751 gene encoding uncharacterized protein LOC101297751, translating into MLLRSSSTPILNSWLSHSKDTQPEPEPLLNLPRTRSVNLSSSLHSPTFDPTRKPSQFLVESDIQTSPVKPQKKTPIPQIKTKKSKTRAKSMEQEELKPITISSSSSSSTQRLFSSSGLDGKLVDDEACGAGKEESALQTLTVGGVGNNGGKICGGGGGRKGSDGGDESGFSESNNNRGIDSTDAYYRTMIQADPSNPLLLSNYAKFLKEVRGDYGKAEEYCERAILASPSDADVLSTYADLIWNTQKDAQRAENYFDQAVKASPDDSYVLASYARFLWDAEEDEEEDEGNERVQHGTDQSHTSSSNFYHGAHQHSPLTAAS; encoded by the exons ATGCTTCTAAGGAGCTCTTCAACACCAATCTTGAACTCATGGCTCTCTCACTCCAAAGACACCCAACCAGAGCCAGAGCCACTTCTTAATCTTCCTAGAACCAGGTCAGTCAACTTATCATCTTCTCTCCACTCCCCCACTTTTGACCCAACAAGGAAACCATCCCAGTTCCTAGTTGAATCAGACATCCAAACCTCTCCAGTTAAGCCCCAAAAGAAAACCCCCATACCACAAATCAAGACAAAGAAATCCAAAACCAGAGCCAAAAGTATGGAACAAGAAGAACTAAAACCCATTACCATATCATCTTCATCTTCTTCTTCAACCCAGAGGCTGTTTTCAAGCTCTGGATTGGATGGGAAACTCGTGGATGACGAAGCTTGTGGTGCAGGGAAGGAAGAGAGTGCGCTGCAGACACTGACGGTGGGTGGTGTGGGAAATAATGGCGGTAAGATCTGTGGTGGTGGTGGAGGGAGGAAAGGATCGGACGGTGGAGACGAGTCTGGTTTCTCTGAGAGTAACAATAATCGTGGGATTGATAGTACCGATGCTTATTACCGGACAATGATCCAAGCAGACCCGAGCAATCCACTCTTACTCAGCAACTATGCAAAGTTTCTAAAAGAG GTTCGAGGAGACTATGGTAAAGCTGAGGAGTACTGTGAGAGAGCAATTTTGGCTAGTCCGAGTGATGCTGATGTTTTATCAACATATGCTGATCTGATATGGAACACACAGAAGGATGCTCAACGAGCTGAGAATTATTTTGACCAAGCTGTTAAAGCTTCCCCAGATGATAG TTATGTCCTGGCTTCATATGCTCGATTCCTGTGGGATGCTGAAGAAGATGAAGAAGAAGATGAAGGAAATGAAAGAGTTCAACATGGAACTGATCAAAGCCACACATCTTCATCCAATTTCTACCATGGAGCTCATCAGCATTCTCCTTTAACTGCAGCTTCTTAA
- the LOC101297946 gene encoding uncharacterized protein LOC101297946 has protein sequence MAAAAAATTLFLKLSFTRHHFTPPPPTPANPFPLHPRRSSGCLSRNPGRCLAAKSGPPLPPPESDQNQLTGLAGSLSEFQDKVHIFFAVLFWMSLFFWASVWDDKDRLNKGSRFRR, from the exons ATGGCGGCAGCAGCAGCAGCAACAACTCTCTTCCTCAAACTCTCCTTCACCCGTCATCACTTCACTCCTCCTCCTCCTACTCCCGCCAATCCCTTCCCGCTTCATCCCCGCCGTTCATCGGGTTGTCTTTCTCGCAATCCCGGCCGTTGCCTCGCCGCCAAATCGGGACCTCCCTTGCCTCCTCCGGAATCCGACCAGAATCAGCTCACAG GTCTTGCAGGATCTTTGTCTGAATTTCAGGACAAAGTGCACATCTTCTTTGCTGTTCTTTTTTGGATGTCTCTGTTCTTCTGGGCTTCTGTATGGGACGACAAGGATAGACTGAACAAGGGCTCACGGTTTAGAAGATGA